A single Novosphingobium aureum DNA region contains:
- a CDS encoding sensor histidine kinase, with amino-acid sequence MRSVFPRSLMGQMLLAVAAALLLVQALSAFLIYSAQRESYESGMLNAAAFRMIVETRGFESLRRTRKPDGAPFGGPPPRGFPVERSPVSPAAENERRDRGAEEQFAKILNDQNFAASQIVIVHRRLRHDPVARGWIEKHAHWHNRTGHDLEEIFENHLLVVGVLPQDGRDWLVTRVRSPRAVNILLFPLILQTVIIYIVLVGAVALILRRMSRPLAALTRRVEQFSATRDLAGQVEPSGPDDVHRLIVAHNALETRIVDMLDEKDVMLGAIGHDLKTPLAALRVRIESVEDDIERARMATTIEDIVRTLDDILSLARVGRPSDPLERNELSALVASVVEEYEDMGEPVDLGETSRMALELRPTWLRRALRNLIGNALRYGERARVSLSKENGAAVIVIDDDGPGIPEDSIEAMMNPFTRGDPSRNSATGGAGLGLALARAIADQHGGALVLTNRYDAGGAIEGLRARLTIPLG; translated from the coding sequence ATGAGGTCTGTGTTCCCGCGCAGCCTCATGGGGCAGATGCTGCTCGCGGTCGCCGCCGCGCTGCTGCTCGTGCAGGCACTGAGCGCCTTCCTGATCTACAGCGCACAGCGCGAGAGCTACGAGAGCGGCATGCTCAATGCCGCCGCTTTCCGCATGATCGTCGAGACGCGCGGGTTCGAATCGCTGCGCCGTACCCGCAAACCGGACGGTGCACCCTTTGGTGGACCGCCTCCGCGCGGGTTCCCGGTCGAACGCAGCCCCGTCTCCCCGGCGGCGGAAAACGAGCGACGCGATCGCGGTGCCGAAGAGCAGTTCGCCAAGATTCTCAACGACCAGAACTTCGCCGCCTCGCAAATCGTCATCGTCCACCGCCGGCTGCGCCACGATCCTGTCGCGCGCGGCTGGATCGAGAAGCATGCGCACTGGCACAATCGCACTGGCCACGATCTCGAGGAAATCTTCGAGAATCACCTACTGGTTGTCGGCGTGCTTCCACAAGACGGCCGTGACTGGCTGGTGACCCGCGTACGTTCGCCGCGCGCGGTCAACATCCTGCTGTTCCCGCTCATCCTCCAGACGGTGATCATCTATATCGTGCTGGTCGGCGCGGTCGCCCTGATCCTGCGCCGGATGAGCCGCCCGCTCGCCGCACTCACCCGCCGTGTCGAGCAGTTCTCGGCAACGCGCGACCTTGCCGGACAGGTCGAGCCCTCGGGCCCCGACGACGTCCACCGCCTGATCGTCGCGCACAACGCGCTGGAAACGCGCATCGTCGACATGCTCGACGAGAAGGACGTGATGCTCGGCGCGATCGGCCACGATCTCAAGACCCCGCTGGCGGCGCTGCGCGTGCGCATCGAATCGGTCGAAGACGATATCGAGCGTGCGCGCATGGCGACGACCATCGAGGACATCGTGCGCACGCTCGACGACATCCTCTCGCTGGCGCGCGTCGGTCGCCCGAGCGACCCGCTCGAACGCAACGAACTCTCCGCGCTGGTCGCCTCCGTCGTCGAGGAATACGAGGACATGGGCGAGCCGGTCGATCTGGGAGAGACCAGCCGCATGGCGCTCGAACTGCGCCCGACCTGGCTGCGCCGCGCATTGCGCAATCTCATCGGCAACGCACTGCGTTACGGCGAACGCGCCCGGGTCTCGCTTTCGAAGGAGAACGGCGCGGCGGTAATCGTGATCGACGACGATGGCCCAGGCATTCCCGAGGACTCTATCGAAGCGATGATGAACCCCTTCACCCGCGGCGATCCCTCGCGCAATTCGGCTACCGGCGGCGCAGGCCTGGGCCTAGCGCTGGCACGTGCGATTGCCGACCAGCACGGCGGCGCACTGGTGCTGACCAACCGCTACGATGCCGGTGGCGCGATCGAGGGACTGCGTGCGCGGCTGACGATCCCGCTGGGCTGA
- a CDS encoding response regulator: protein MNDTAPIGVLLVDDEAALREPLAEYLSRQGFGVTQASSAAEARTWLRDHRPDLVLLDIMMPGEDGLSFCRHLVEAQDIPVIFLTARGEATDRIVGLEIGADDYVVKPFEPRELVARIRSVLRRASRIAAPAVEDEAFAFEGWTLDPLKRRLTDAEGANVAISSVEFRLLMAFLEHPRQVLNRDRLLDMVQGREAHLFDRAVDNQVSRLRRKIEVDSRNPQLIQTVWGGGYMLAADVRRVPIEAE, encoded by the coding sequence ATGAACGACACCGCGCCCATCGGGGTGCTCCTCGTCGACGACGAGGCCGCCCTTCGCGAACCCCTGGCCGAGTATCTCTCGCGCCAGGGTTTCGGCGTTACCCAGGCCAGCAGCGCCGCCGAGGCCCGCACCTGGCTGCGCGACCACCGACCCGACCTCGTCCTGCTCGACATCATGATGCCGGGCGAGGACGGGCTCTCGTTCTGCCGCCACCTCGTCGAGGCCCAGGACATCCCGGTAATCTTCCTCACCGCGCGCGGCGAGGCGACCGACCGCATCGTCGGGCTCGAGATCGGCGCGGACGATTATGTCGTGAAGCCGTTCGAGCCGCGCGAACTGGTCGCGCGCATCCGCAGCGTCCTGCGCCGCGCCAGCCGTATCGCCGCCCCGGCGGTCGAGGACGAGGCGTTCGCTTTCGAGGGCTGGACGCTCGATCCGCTCAAGCGCCGGCTGACCGATGCCGAAGGCGCCAACGTCGCGATCTCGTCGGTCGAGTTCCGCCTGCTCATGGCGTTCCTCGAACACCCGCGCCAGGTGCTCAACCGCGACCGCCTGCTCGACATGGTGCAGGGCCGCGAGGCGCACCTGTTCGACCGCGCGGTCGACAACCAGGTCAGCCGCCTGCGCCGCAAGATCGAGGTCGACAGCCGTAACCCGCAGCTGATCCAGACAGTCTGGGGTGGGGGCTACATGCTTGCCGCCGACGTGCGCCGCGTACCGATCGAAGCCGAATGA
- a CDS encoding EF-hand domain-containing protein, with the protein MKISMKKVALGLSAGALALGGFAYAQGGPGRHGPMMDADGDGVVTRAEAQASAAAMFTRMDVNKDGKIDAADREARRTQRKEEMFARLDTDKNGSISKAEFMAAKGPGDGRRGGPGMDGERGGRHHAGMRGEGKRHGRMHHARGPGGMMMMADTDKDGAVTQAEFTAASMKHFDMMDSDKDGKVTAEERKAAHEKMKAMWKARKGTPKPAPTGSAN; encoded by the coding sequence ATGAAGATTTCGATGAAGAAGGTTGCACTGGGCCTTTCGGCCGGCGCCCTCGCCCTTGGCGGCTTTGCCTATGCCCAGGGCGGTCCCGGCCGTCACGGTCCGATGATGGACGCAGACGGCGATGGCGTCGTCACCCGCGCCGAGGCTCAGGCTTCGGCTGCCGCGATGTTCACCCGCATGGACGTGAACAAAGACGGCAAGATCGACGCAGCCGACCGCGAAGCGCGCCGGACCCAGCGCAAGGAAGAGATGTTCGCGCGTCTCGACACCGACAAGAACGGATCGATCTCGAAGGCCGAGTTCATGGCTGCCAAGGGCCCCGGTGACGGTCGTCGCGGTGGTCCGGGCATGGACGGTGAGCGCGGCGGCAGGCACCACGCGGGAATGCGCGGTGAAGGCAAGCGTCATGGTCGCATGCATCACGCTCGCGGCCCCGGCGGCATGATGATGATGGCCGACACCGACAAGGACGGCGCCGTTACCCAGGCCGAGTTCACCGCCGCTTCGATGAAGCACTTCGACATGATGGACAGCGACAAGGACGGCAAGGTAACTGCCGAAGAACGCAAGGCTGCCCACGAGAAGATGAAGGCCATGTGGAAGGCCAGGAAGGGCACGCCCAAGCCTGCTCCGACCGGCTCGGCCAACTGA
- a CDS encoding aminopeptidase P family protein, translated as MLMNTHEARLDALRKELKSRGLDGFVIPISDEHMSEYVGAYAQRLAWLTGFGGSAGSAVVLTDATREPAAAMFTDGRYTIQVREQVDPRLYSYESIPQTSIAQWLAEHAPEGAAIGYDAWLHGSRWTEVADKAIAAKGGKLVAVEGNPIDAVWDDQPAPSPAPALVHGDVFAGRSSEAKRAMVAEWLAEKKLDATVITALDSIAWLLNIRGTDVVHTPVALSYVIAHSDGTADLFIAEEKVTPELRQHLGNAVSILPREGFVSGLECLAGKRVSLDPDNAVAAIFHALNHAGAEIVEARDPVILPKAIKNPVEQQGHRDAQERDGAAVSRFLHWLDKAAPKGGVTELSAAARLLGFREMSADLRDTSFNTISGAGPHAALPHYAVSEESDLELAPNSVYLVDSGGQYPAGTTDITRTVWIGPGEPGAEVKDRFTRVLKGHIALDTAIFPKNTAGSQLDVLARHALWQAGVDYAHGTGHGVGSFLGVHEGPQRISKAGSGQPGTDQVLLPGMILSNEPGYYKAGEYGIRIENLVLVVEREIPGSEGDYYGFETLTFVPIERRLVDTSLLTKAEVTWWNAYHAKVRALIAPQLEGAALDWLEAQCAPL; from the coding sequence ATGCTGATGAATACCCACGAAGCGCGCCTCGATGCGCTGCGCAAGGAACTCAAGTCCCGCGGCCTCGACGGCTTCGTGATCCCGATCTCCGACGAACACATGAGCGAATACGTGGGCGCCTATGCCCAGCGCCTCGCCTGGCTGACCGGCTTCGGCGGCTCGGCCGGTTCCGCGGTCGTGCTCACCGATGCGACGCGCGAGCCTGCCGCCGCGATGTTCACCGACGGGCGCTACACCATCCAGGTGCGCGAGCAGGTCGACCCGCGGCTCTATTCCTACGAGAGCATTCCCCAGACCAGCATCGCCCAGTGGCTCGCCGAACATGCGCCCGAGGGCGCGGCGATCGGCTACGATGCCTGGCTGCACGGCTCGCGCTGGACCGAGGTCGCGGACAAGGCAATCGCGGCCAAGGGCGGCAAGCTCGTCGCGGTCGAGGGCAACCCCATCGATGCGGTGTGGGACGACCAGCCCGCCCCCTCGCCCGCGCCCGCACTCGTCCACGGCGACGTGTTCGCTGGCCGCTCGAGCGAGGCCAAGCGCGCGATGGTCGCCGAGTGGCTCGCGGAAAAGAAGCTCGATGCGACGGTCATCACCGCGCTCGATTCGATCGCCTGGCTGCTCAACATCCGCGGCACCGACGTGGTCCATACGCCCGTCGCGCTGTCCTACGTGATCGCTCATAGTGACGGCACCGCCGATCTGTTCATCGCCGAGGAGAAGGTCACGCCCGAACTGCGCCAGCACCTGGGCAATGCGGTCTCGATCCTCCCGCGCGAGGGCTTCGTCTCCGGGCTCGAGTGCCTCGCGGGCAAGCGCGTCTCGCTCGACCCCGACAATGCGGTCGCCGCGATCTTCCACGCGCTCAACCATGCCGGGGCCGAGATCGTCGAGGCGCGCGACCCGGTGATCCTGCCCAAGGCGATCAAGAACCCGGTCGAGCAGCAGGGCCATCGCGACGCACAGGAGCGCGACGGCGCAGCGGTCTCGCGCTTCCTTCACTGGCTCGACAAAGCAGCGCCCAAGGGCGGAGTCACCGAACTCTCCGCCGCCGCCAGGCTGCTCGGCTTTCGCGAGATGAGCGCGGACCTGCGCGATACCTCGTTCAACACCATCTCGGGCGCAGGGCCGCACGCCGCGCTGCCGCACTACGCGGTGAGCGAGGAAAGCGACCTCGAACTCGCCCCGAACTCGGTCTACCTCGTCGATTCGGGCGGCCAGTATCCGGCCGGGACTACCGACATCACCCGTACCGTGTGGATCGGCCCGGGCGAGCCCGGCGCCGAGGTCAAGGACCGCTTCACCCGCGTGCTCAAGGGGCACATCGCGCTCGATACCGCGATCTTTCCGAAAAACACCGCCGGCAGCCAGCTCGACGTGCTCGCGCGCCATGCGCTGTGGCAGGCGGGGGTCGACTATGCCCACGGCACCGGTCACGGCGTCGGCAGCTTCCTCGGCGTCCACGAAGGCCCCCAGCGCATCTCCAAGGCGGGCAGTGGCCAGCCGGGCACCGACCAGGTTCTGCTGCCCGGCATGATCCTTTCGAACGAGCCGGGCTATTACAAGGCGGGTGAATACGGGATTCGTATTGAGAACCTCGTGCTGGTGGTGGAGCGCGAGATTCCCGGTTCCGAGGGCGACTACTACGGTTTTGAAACGCTGACTTTCGTGCCGATCGAGCGCCGTCTCGTCGACACGAGCCTGCTCACCAAGGCCGAGGTCACCTGGTGGAACGCGTATCACGCCAAGGTGCGCGCACTCATCGCGCCGCAGCTCGAGGGGGCGGCTCTCGACTGGCTCGAAGCCCAGTGCGCACCGCTGTGA
- a CDS encoding S9 family peptidase — protein MQGMADSTQTLAAAPRAPKKTREFSLHGQTVSDDYAWLRDPGYPEVTDKEVLAHLEAENRWFEARMAPQASRIDALFREMRARIKEADTSVPQKDGDYFYWIEFEEGAEYKKWWRRPVSAGADVTLDPAANQLILDEVALAEGKEYFRLGALSVSADGRLLAYSIDDNGSERFTARIRNLVTGEMLPDEIPGTLSSLVWVAGDKGLVYSLANEHWRTDNARLHWLGDPLDKDVELYHEDDDGFRVGASLTANEKWLVIGSSDHETSEVRLVLAADPLGDQILVRKREKGVEYDVDEREGVLYVHANDTHENFRVATAPLDNPSEWTTLIAGSDEFYLTGFDLFRDFFVVEGRERGLDRIAVHYYDDPERIEAIDFPEATYSAGLGNNPEWHMDKLRLSYESMVKPSSVMDYDVAARSLETLKVQEIPSGYDEDLYATERLEIEARDGTMIPVSIVYRKDRRDTLGREGGPLYLYGYGAYGISIDPGFSTSRLSLVDRGFAYAIAHIRGGDDMGRAWYKAGKLERRTNTFNDFVDCAKGLVARGFTSAGEIAIAGGSAGGELMGAVINSDPELFGAVVAHVPFVDVLNTMLDETLPLTPGEWPEWGNPIEDAEAFAHILSYSPYDQVRAQAYPPLMVTAGLNDPRVTYWEPAKWVARLRELKTNDNELILKTNMGAGHGGKSGRFESLKETAEEFAFILWQLGIEG, from the coding sequence ATGCAGGGCATGGCAGATTCCACCCAGACCCTCGCCGCCGCTCCGCGCGCGCCCAAGAAAACCCGCGAATTCAGTCTGCACGGCCAGACCGTGAGCGACGACTACGCCTGGCTGCGCGATCCCGGCTACCCCGAGGTCACCGACAAGGAGGTGCTCGCTCACCTCGAGGCGGAGAACCGCTGGTTCGAGGCGCGCATGGCGCCGCAGGCGAGCCGCATCGACGCGCTGTTCCGCGAAATGCGCGCGCGCATTAAGGAGGCCGACACCTCGGTGCCGCAGAAGGACGGCGACTATTTCTACTGGATCGAGTTCGAGGAAGGCGCCGAATACAAGAAGTGGTGGCGTCGGCCGGTCTCGGCAGGCGCCGATGTAACCCTCGATCCCGCGGCCAACCAGCTGATCCTCGACGAGGTCGCGCTGGCCGAGGGCAAGGAATACTTCCGCCTCGGCGCGCTTTCGGTAAGTGCCGATGGGCGCCTGCTCGCCTATTCTATCGACGACAACGGTTCGGAGCGCTTCACCGCGCGGATCAGGAACCTCGTCACCGGCGAGATGCTGCCCGACGAGATTCCGGGCACGCTTTCCTCGCTCGTCTGGGTCGCTGGCGACAAGGGCCTCGTCTACTCGCTCGCCAACGAGCACTGGCGCACCGACAATGCCCGCCTGCACTGGCTGGGCGATCCGCTCGACAAGGATGTCGAGCTCTACCACGAGGATGACGATGGCTTCCGTGTCGGCGCCTCGCTCACGGCGAACGAGAAGTGGCTGGTCATTGGCTCGAGCGATCACGAGACGAGCGAGGTGCGCCTCGTCCTCGCCGCCGATCCGCTCGGTGACCAGATACTCGTGCGCAAGCGCGAGAAGGGTGTCGAGTACGACGTCGACGAGCGCGAGGGCGTGCTCTACGTCCATGCCAACGATACCCACGAGAACTTCCGCGTCGCCACGGCACCGCTCGACAATCCGTCCGAGTGGACCACGCTGATCGCGGGTAGCGACGAATTCTACCTCACCGGCTTCGACCTGTTCCGCGACTTCTTCGTGGTCGAGGGGCGCGAGCGCGGGCTCGACCGGATCGCGGTGCACTACTACGACGATCCCGAGCGGATCGAGGCGATCGATTTCCCCGAGGCGACCTATTCGGCGGGGCTGGGCAACAATCCCGAGTGGCACATGGACAAGCTGCGCCTGTCCTACGAATCGATGGTCAAGCCTTCCTCGGTGATGGACTACGACGTTGCCGCAAGAAGCCTCGAGACGCTCAAGGTCCAGGAAATCCCTTCGGGCTACGACGAGGACCTCTACGCTACCGAGCGGCTCGAGATCGAGGCGCGTGACGGGACGATGATCCCGGTCTCGATCGTCTACCGCAAGGACCGGCGTGACACGCTCGGGCGCGAGGGCGGACCGCTCTACCTTTACGGCTACGGTGCCTACGGCATCTCGATCGACCCCGGCTTCTCGACCAGTCGCCTCAGCCTCGTCGACCGCGGCTTTGCCTATGCCATCGCGCATATCCGTGGCGGCGACGACATGGGCCGGGCCTGGTACAAGGCGGGCAAGCTCGAGCGGCGCACCAATACCTTCAACGACTTCGTCGACTGCGCGAAGGGACTGGTCGCGCGCGGCTTCACCTCGGCAGGCGAGATTGCCATCGCGGGCGGTTCGGCAGGCGGCGAGCTGATGGGGGCGGTGATCAATTCCGACCCCGAGCTGTTCGGCGCGGTGGTCGCGCACGTGCCCTTCGTCGACGTGCTCAACACCATGCTCGACGAGACCCTGCCGCTCACCCCGGGCGAATGGCCCGAGTGGGGCAACCCGATCGAGGATGCCGAGGCCTTCGCGCATATCCTGAGCTACAGCCCCTACGACCAGGTGAGGGCGCAGGCCTATCCGCCCCTGATGGTCACCGCCGGCCTCAACGACCCGCGCGTGACTTACTGGGAGCCGGCCAAGTGGGTCGCGCGCCTGCGCGAGCTGAAGACCAACGACAACGAGCTGATCCTCAAGACCAACATGGGTGCGGGCCACGGCGGCAAGTCGGGCCGCTTCGAGAGCCTGAAGGAAACCGCCGAGGAGTTCGCCTTCATCTTGTGGCAGCTCGGCATCGAGGGATGA
- a CDS encoding acyl-CoA thioesterase, whose protein sequence is MSEGAAPKDEGFTMTFTALGEHIDQLGHVNNAVWVQWMEQIAVSHWEAVALPEWQAAYVWVVTRHEIDYRGNIREGESVTARTFIPDAPSGARFDRCVEFIDARGRTVVRSRTTWAMIAQETGRIMRVPAEITARFFVD, encoded by the coding sequence ATGAGCGAGGGCGCTGCACCCAAGGACGAGGGCTTCACCATGACCTTCACCGCGCTGGGCGAGCACATCGACCAGCTCGGCCACGTCAACAATGCGGTCTGGGTGCAGTGGATGGAGCAGATCGCGGTGAGCCACTGGGAAGCCGTCGCGCTGCCCGAGTGGCAGGCCGCGTACGTCTGGGTCGTGACCCGCCACGAGATCGACTATCGCGGCAACATCCGCGAGGGCGAGAGCGTGACGGCGCGCACCTTCATCCCCGATGCGCCCAGCGGGGCGCGTTTCGACCGCTGCGTCGAATTCATTGATGCGCGCGGCAGGACCGTGGTGCGCTCGCGCACGACCTGGGCGATGATCGCGCAGGAAACAGGGCGCATCATGCGTGTCCCCGCCGAGATCACCGCGCGCTTCTTCGTGGACTGA
- a CDS encoding sensor domain-containing diguanylate cyclase yields the protein MFHGARLFRFLLWALCVVFAQPVLAAPALSTNADATHGFAPGGLCTALAPQASQRGRSTAVLAGDPGKWDCTGATWPISGSRSTLVRIDMAGHDPASGDVLATRLTRFEKIWITAIGQDSSTARIAIDHDDLTFSSTRWIMHMPLPRLKGPVSAYVVEVEGARHPGIFSDMSVEPPAGPQAAAIRELVLAALCGLMCMPLVLNFAFYRVLRQRFVLWHALAVFSMLIQTVVTSGLVNRFASLSLMQISLLSSLSIATTIVAAAQFFADLVEPGMLPRYQRRALDALTPWMAFWTVYYLFASGPLLPSVADLYYLAFIPVLAVLLGSMVTAALRGSRTVWFQIIGWAPLIATALSRIASLLGMTEAPLGFMVEQHLSIAFEVIVTSLGAADRFMAIKNQRDHAVAQSKVLENLAERDPLTGLYNRRGFEERYARLTREGYQTMAIIDLDHFKRVNDTMGHATGDAVLRAVALALMPDEDTIAVRLGGEEFLLLMRGEDAPERAERRRTSIPARIANEVPGLDGLVTASMGMVTMTGPTRFATLYSRCDSLLYAAKAAGRNRSMRELSMAEAAAGVPVAIPASGNVISLH from the coding sequence ATGTTCCATGGGGCGCGCCTTTTCCGATTCTTGCTATGGGCCCTTTGCGTCGTCTTCGCGCAGCCCGTGCTCGCGGCCCCCGCCCTTTCCACGAACGCTGACGCTACGCACGGTTTCGCCCCGGGAGGGCTGTGTACCGCGCTGGCACCGCAGGCCAGCCAGCGCGGCCGCTCCACGGCTGTGCTCGCCGGCGATCCTGGCAAGTGGGACTGCACCGGCGCGACGTGGCCGATCAGCGGGAGCCGCTCGACGCTCGTGCGGATCGACATGGCAGGGCACGATCCCGCTTCTGGGGATGTTCTCGCAACGCGCCTGACCCGCTTCGAGAAAATCTGGATCACGGCCATCGGCCAAGACAGCAGCACGGCGCGCATCGCCATCGATCACGACGACCTGACGTTTTCGAGTACTCGCTGGATCATGCACATGCCGCTGCCGCGACTGAAGGGGCCGGTCAGCGCCTATGTCGTCGAGGTCGAGGGGGCGCGTCATCCGGGCATCTTCTCCGACATGAGCGTCGAGCCACCGGCTGGCCCCCAGGCCGCAGCAATCCGCGAACTGGTGCTGGCCGCACTATGCGGGCTCATGTGCATGCCACTGGTCCTGAACTTCGCGTTCTACCGCGTGCTGCGCCAGCGCTTCGTCCTATGGCACGCACTCGCGGTCTTCTCGATGCTGATCCAGACCGTCGTCACCAGCGGGCTGGTCAACCGTTTCGCCTCGCTTTCGCTGATGCAGATCAGCCTGCTGTCCTCGCTCAGCATAGCCACCACCATCGTCGCCGCCGCGCAGTTCTTCGCTGACCTCGTCGAGCCGGGCATGCTGCCGCGCTACCAGCGCCGCGCGCTCGATGCACTGACGCCCTGGATGGCCTTCTGGACGGTCTACTACCTGTTCGCCTCGGGACCGTTGTTGCCCAGCGTGGCGGACCTCTACTACCTCGCCTTCATCCCGGTCCTCGCGGTTCTGCTCGGCTCGATGGTGACCGCCGCGCTGCGCGGCAGCCGTACGGTCTGGTTCCAGATCATCGGCTGGGCACCGCTCATCGCGACCGCGCTCAGCCGCATCGCCTCGCTGCTCGGCATGACCGAGGCCCCGCTCGGCTTCATGGTCGAGCAGCATCTCTCGATTGCCTTCGAGGTCATCGTCACCTCGCTGGGCGCGGCAGACCGCTTCATGGCGATCAAGAACCAGCGCGACCATGCCGTCGCGCAGTCCAAGGTGCTGGAGAACCTTGCCGAGCGCGACCCGCTGACCGGTCTGTACAATCGTCGCGGCTTCGAGGAGCGTTATGCGCGCCTCACCCGCGAGGGCTATCAGACCATGGCGATCATCGATCTCGACCATTTCAAGCGCGTCAACGACACCATGGGCCATGCCACCGGCGATGCCGTGCTGCGCGCGGTCGCGCTGGCCCTGATGCCCGACGAGGACACCATTGCGGTGCGTCTGGGCGGCGAGGAATTCCTGCTGCTGATGCGCGGTGAGGATGCTCCCGAGCGCGCCGAACGTCGCCGCACCTCGATCCCCGCGCGCATCGCCAACGAGGTCCCCGGGCTCGATGGCCTCGTGACTGCCAGCATGGGGATGGTGACGATGACCGGCCCTACGCGCTTCGCGACGCTCTACAGCCGCTGCGACAGCCTGCTCTATGCGGCCAAGGCCGCAGGGCGCAACCGATCGATGCGCGAATTGAGCATGGCCGAGGCAGCGGCAGGCGTGCCCGTGGCGATACCCGCCTCAGGCAACGTCATCAGTCTGCACTGA
- the ald gene encoding alanine dehydrogenase, which produces MRVGTVKEIKNHEYRVGLTPESAFELIAHGHEVWVEAGAGLGIGAKDAAYEAVGAKIIATAAEVFAGCDMIVKVKEPLAPERAMLREGQILYTYLHLAPDAAQTADLVKSGVTAIAYETVTGPGNSLPLLKPMSQVAGRMSVQAGATALEKANGGRGVLLGGVPGVMPGKVAVIGGGVVGFNAAQMAAGLGADVTILDRNPDVLERLGNHFEARAKTRFASTANLAESVAEADLVIGAVLIPGAAAPKLVTRDMLGTMKQGAVLVDVAIDQGGCFETSRATTHAEPIFTVDGIVHYCVANMPGAVARTSTYALNNVTLPHALAIADLGWKAALARNPHLAEGLNVHAGEVTYEAVARELGYAYRPTADLIG; this is translated from the coding sequence ATGCGCGTCGGCACCGTCAAGGAAATCAAGAACCACGAATACCGCGTTGGCCTCACCCCCGAGAGCGCCTTCGAACTGATCGCGCACGGCCACGAGGTCTGGGTCGAGGCCGGTGCGGGCCTCGGCATCGGTGCAAAGGACGCGGCCTACGAAGCAGTCGGCGCGAAAATCATCGCCACCGCTGCCGAAGTCTTCGCCGGTTGCGACATGATCGTTAAGGTCAAGGAGCCGCTGGCCCCCGAGCGCGCGATGCTGCGCGAGGGCCAGATCCTCTATACCTACCTGCACCTCGCGCCCGATGCCGCGCAGACCGCCGATCTCGTCAAGTCGGGCGTGACCGCGATCGCCTACGAGACGGTCACCGGCCCCGGCAACTCGCTGCCGCTGCTCAAGCCGATGAGCCAGGTCGCGGGTCGCATGTCGGTCCAGGCAGGTGCGACCGCGCTCGAGAAGGCCAATGGCGGACGCGGTGTGCTGCTCGGCGGCGTTCCGGGCGTCATGCCGGGCAAGGTCGCGGTGATCGGCGGCGGCGTGGTCGGCTTCAACGCCGCGCAAATGGCCGCGGGGCTGGGCGCGGACGTGACCATCCTCGACCGCAACCCCGACGTGCTCGAGCGCCTCGGCAACCACTTCGAAGCCCGCGCCAAGACCCGTTTCGCCAGCACCGCCAACCTTGCTGAGAGCGTCGCCGAGGCCGACCTCGTGATCGGCGCGGTGCTGATCCCGGGTGCCGCCGCACCCAAGCTCGTCACCCGCGATATGCTGGGCACGATGAAGCAGGGCGCGGTGCTCGTCGACGTCGCCATCGACCAGGGCGGCTGCTTCGAGACCAGCCGCGCGACCACCCATGCCGAGCCGATCTTCACCGTCGACGGCATCGTCCACTACTGCGTCGCCAACATGCCCGGCGCGGTCGCGCGCACCAGCACCTATGCGCTCAACAACGTGACCCTGCCCCATGCCCTGGCCATCGCGGACCTTGGCTGGAAGGCCGCACTCGCGCGCAACCCGCATCTTGCCGAGGGCCTCAACGTCCATGCCGGCGAAGTGACCTACGAGGCGGTCGCCCGCGAACTGGGCTATGCCTACCGGCCGACCGCCGACCTCATCGGTTGA
- a CDS encoding Lrp/AsnC family transcriptional regulator codes for MDRTDRALLAALQADSSRSVAELSERVHLSPSACHRRIKALEEQGVIAGYVARLDARKIGLPAEVMVEITLNSQSSEAMERFERAVCDFDDILECNLMSGGADYQLRVAAAGLDHYERIHRDCLSRLPGVSSMKTSFSLRRVKRFAGYSVP; via the coding sequence GTGGATCGTACCGACCGGGCCTTGCTCGCAGCGCTGCAGGCCGATTCCTCGCGTTCGGTCGCCGAGCTGTCCGAACGCGTCCATCTCTCGCCCTCGGCATGTCACCGCCGGATCAAGGCGCTCGAGGAGCAGGGTGTGATCGCGGGCTACGTCGCCCGGCTCGATGCGCGCAAGATCGGACTGCCCGCCGAAGTCATGGTCGAGATCACGCTCAATTCGCAGAGTAGCGAGGCGATGGAGCGCTTCGAGCGCGCGGTTTGCGATTTCGACGACATCCTCGAATGCAACCTGATGAGCGGGGGCGCGGATTACCAGCTGCGCGTCGCGGCAGCCGGGCTCGACCACTACGAGCGCATCCATCGCGACTGCCTCTCGCGCCTACCCGGGGTATCCTCGATGAAGACCAGCTTCTCGCTGCGCCGGGTCAAGCGCTTTGCGGGCTATTCGGTGCCCTGA